In Tepidamorphus gemmatus, the sequence GGGCGCGGCAACGGCCGCGCCGCTGGCCGGTGAGGTCGAGGCGTTCCGGCTGCCGTTCGAGCGGGCCGGGCTCGATGTCAGCGACATATGCTATTTTGGCGAATCGGTCCTCGAACCAGCCTATCGCGGGCGCGGCTTCGGGCATGTCTTCTTCGATGGCCGCGAGGCCCATGCCCGCTCGCTCGGTCTGCACAGGGCGGCGTTCTGTGCCGTGGTCCGACCCGACGATCACCCGCTTCGCCCGCCCGCCTATCGCCCGCTTGACGGCTTCTGGCAAAGGCGCGGCTATGCGCCCGTCCCCGGCCTCATCTGCCGCTTCTCATGGCGTGACGTCGGCGACGCAGGCGAGACGAGCAAGGATCTGCAGGTCTGGATGCGGGACCTGTAAGCCAAGGCGGAACCGGCAGTCTGTCCAGACAGACGGGACACGGTGTCCCTACTGGTCGAGCTCCCAGGTCATGTTCACCTGAATGCTGAGGCGCTCCTCGCCGATCTCGACCGGCACCGACGTCGCATCGGCCCGCGCCATCATCATCTCGGCCTTGGGTTGCGGCGGGACGAAGCCGCCGCCTTCGCTGATCGACACCAGGCGGCCAAGCTTCACACCGGCAGCCTCGGCATAGAGTTCGGCCTTGCGACGGGCGTCGCGCACGGCTGCGCCGCGGGCCTCGTCAAGGCGGGCATCGGCATCGGAAACAACGAAGCTGATCCCGTCAATGCGGTTCGCGCCAAC encodes:
- a CDS encoding GNAT family N-acetyltransferase gives rise to the protein MPDPAEGHPGSIAVETLTGPALAGVIDDLARLRISVFRDYPYLYDGSLVYEARYLGDFAAIADAAVIALRDGGRLVGAATAAPLAGEVEAFRLPFERAGLDVSDICYFGESVLEPAYRGRGFGHVFFDGREAHARSLGLHRAAFCAVVRPDDHPLRPPAYRPLDGFWQRRGYAPVPGLICRFSWRDVGDAGETSKDLQVWMRDL